The Leucobacter chromiiresistens genome window below encodes:
- the rpsI gene encoding 30S ribosomal protein S9, protein MTEEQTVATESYTTETPAGQAAAASPRPALTVPGAAVGRRKQAIARVRLIPGSGTFTVNGREFAEYFPNKLHQQLITDPFTALELNGSYDIIARIGGGGPSGQAGALRLAIARALNEIDAEHNRPTLKKAGFLSRDARIKERKKAGLKKARKAPQYSKR, encoded by the coding sequence GTGACTGAAGAGCAGACCGTGGCCACCGAGAGCTACACCACCGAGACGCCGGCCGGGCAGGCCGCCGCCGCTTCCCCCCGTCCCGCGCTCACCGTTCCCGGTGCAGCAGTGGGCCGCCGCAAGCAGGCCATCGCCCGCGTGCGCCTCATCCCCGGCTCGGGCACCTTCACGGTGAACGGCCGCGAGTTCGCGGAGTACTTCCCGAACAAGCTGCACCAGCAGCTCATCACCGACCCCTTCACGGCTCTCGAGCTCAACGGGTCGTACGACATCATCGCCCGCATCGGCGGCGGCGGCCCCTCGGGCCAGGCGGGCGCACTGCGCCTCGCCATCGCGCGTGCGCTCAACGAGATCGACGCCGAGCACAACCGCCCGACGCTGAAGAAGGCCGGCTTCCTCAGCCGCGATGCGCGCATCAAGGAGCGCAAGAAGGCCGGTCTCAAGAAGGCCCGCAAGGCGCCTCAGTACTCGAAGCGCTAA
- the glmM gene encoding phosphoglucosamine mutase, with protein sequence MGRLFGTDGVRGLAGVDVTAELALSLARAAALVLGRSARGESRRAVAVVARDPRVSGEFISAAVSAGLASAGVDVLDAGVIPTPAAAYLVADTGADFGVMVSASHNPAPDNGIKFFAEGGRKLADDVEDEIEAAMEGAVVAVTGREVGRIRRFADAEDRYLVHLLGTLEGTRLDGVHVVLDCAHGAAAGISPDVFTDAGARVTVIGNDPDGFNINDGVGSTHLEPLAAAVRQHGADLGIAHDGDADRCLAVDADGTVVDGDKIMAILALSMSRRGKLERNTLVATVMSNLGLKLAMADNGIDVVETGVGDRYVLEAINAEGYSLGGEQSGHVIMSEHATTGDGILTGLHIAAEIVRSGKPLAELAECMTVYPQVLVNVRGVDRAGVGADEVLQQAVRQAEIALAGKGRVLLRPSGTEPVVRVMVEAEHVDDAQRLADDLAGIVLDRLAV encoded by the coding sequence ATGGGACGCCTGTTTGGCACCGATGGGGTTCGAGGGCTGGCCGGAGTCGATGTGACTGCCGAGCTGGCCCTCAGCCTCGCTCGCGCTGCGGCTCTCGTTCTCGGGCGTTCTGCCCGGGGCGAGAGCCGTCGTGCTGTTGCCGTCGTCGCGCGCGATCCGCGCGTCTCCGGCGAGTTCATCTCCGCGGCGGTCTCCGCAGGCCTCGCCTCCGCCGGTGTCGACGTGCTCGACGCCGGGGTGATCCCGACGCCCGCAGCGGCGTACCTCGTGGCTGACACGGGCGCCGACTTCGGCGTCATGGTGTCGGCATCGCACAACCCCGCGCCCGACAACGGCATCAAGTTCTTCGCCGAGGGCGGCCGCAAGCTCGCCGACGACGTCGAGGACGAGATCGAGGCTGCGATGGAGGGAGCCGTGGTCGCGGTGACCGGCCGCGAGGTCGGCCGCATCCGCCGGTTCGCCGACGCCGAGGATCGCTATCTCGTGCACCTGCTCGGCACCCTCGAGGGCACGCGCCTCGACGGAGTGCACGTGGTGCTCGACTGCGCGCACGGCGCCGCCGCCGGCATCTCGCCCGACGTGTTCACGGACGCGGGAGCCCGGGTCACCGTGATCGGCAACGACCCCGACGGTTTCAACATCAACGACGGCGTCGGATCGACCCACCTCGAACCGCTCGCCGCCGCAGTGCGGCAGCACGGCGCCGACCTCGGCATCGCGCACGACGGAGACGCCGATCGCTGCCTGGCGGTCGACGCAGACGGAACCGTCGTCGACGGCGACAAGATCATGGCGATCCTCGCCCTCTCGATGTCGAGACGCGGCAAGCTCGAGCGCAACACGCTCGTCGCCACCGTCATGTCGAACCTCGGCCTCAAGCTCGCGATGGCCGACAACGGCATCGACGTGGTCGAGACCGGCGTGGGCGACCGCTACGTGCTCGAGGCCATCAACGCCGAGGGCTACTCGCTCGGCGGCGAGCAGTCGGGCCACGTCATCATGAGCGAGCACGCGACGACGGGCGACGGCATCCTGACCGGGCTGCACATCGCCGCCGAGATCGTGCGCAGCGGCAAGCCGCTCGCCGAGCTCGCCGAATGCATGACCGTCTACCCCCAGGTGCTCGTCAACGTGCGCGGCGTCGATCGCGCCGGCGTCGGCGCCGACGAGGTGCTGCAGCAGGCGGTGCGCCAGGCGGAGATCGCCCTCGCAGGCAAGGGGCGGGTACTCCTGCGCCCCTCCGGCACCGAGCCCGTCGTGCGGGTGATGGTCGAGGCCGAGCACGTCGACGACGCGCAGCGTCTCGCCGACGATCTCGCCGGGATCGTGCTCGACCGCCTCGCGGTCTGA
- the rplM gene encoding 50S ribosomal protein L13: MTRTYSPKAAEQKHDWVVIDAADVVLGRLASHAAALLRGKHKTTFAPHMDMGDYVVIINADKVVLTGNKAKNKRAYRHSGYPGGLRSVSYTELLEKNPERAVEKAIRGMLPKNSLGADLFRKLKVYAGAEHPHAAQQPTPYTFGQVAQ, translated from the coding sequence GTGACTCGCACGTATTCACCGAAGGCCGCCGAGCAGAAGCACGATTGGGTCGTCATCGACGCCGCAGACGTGGTGCTCGGCCGCCTGGCATCGCACGCGGCAGCCCTGCTCCGCGGCAAGCACAAGACCACCTTCGCCCCCCACATGGACATGGGCGACTACGTGGTCATCATCAACGCCGACAAGGTCGTGCTGACCGGCAACAAGGCGAAGAACAAGCGCGCCTACCGTCACTCGGGCTACCCAGGCGGCCTCCGCTCCGTCAGCTACACCGAGCTGCTCGAGAAGAACCCCGAGCGCGCGGTCGAGAAGGCGATTCGCGGCATGCTCCCGAAGAACTCGCTCGGCGCAGATCTGTTCCGCAAGCTGAAGGTGTACGCAGGTGCGGAGCACCCGCACGCGGCTCAGCAGCCCACCCCCTACACCTTCGGCCAGGTCGCGCAGTAA
- the coaA gene encoding type I pantothenate kinase yields the protein MTQNTSTAGAAVSTDTHALVRPEFTSPFTEIDRDEWARLAGETPMPLSEGEIAAFRGLGEPLDLAEVSEVYRPLSRLINQYAIAAREMHQRTRGFLQRGDERQSPFVIGIAGSVAVGKSTVARILRDLLARWPETPRVELVTTDGFLYPAAELERRGITHRKGFPESYDRRSLLRFVSQVKAGVDEVRAPHYSHIVYDIVPGEYTVVRRPDILIVEGLNVLQPASMAHPLAVSDLFDFSVYVDARSSDIQRWYRQRFLKLRESAFADPSSHFRRFATIDDDAALAIADEFWTHINEPNLVENIRPTRARASLVLRKESDHRVQKVLLRKL from the coding sequence ATGACCCAGAACACCTCCACGGCCGGCGCCGCGGTATCCACCGACACGCACGCGCTCGTCCGCCCCGAGTTCACCTCCCCGTTCACGGAGATCGACCGCGATGAGTGGGCCCGGCTCGCCGGCGAGACGCCCATGCCGCTCAGCGAGGGCGAGATCGCCGCCTTCCGCGGGCTCGGCGAACCGCTCGACCTCGCCGAGGTGTCCGAGGTCTACCGGCCGCTCAGCCGCCTGATCAACCAGTACGCGATCGCCGCCCGCGAGATGCACCAGCGCACGCGGGGGTTCCTGCAGCGGGGCGACGAGCGGCAGAGCCCGTTCGTCATCGGGATCGCGGGCTCGGTCGCGGTGGGCAAGTCGACCGTCGCGCGCATTCTCCGCGACCTGCTCGCCCGGTGGCCCGAGACGCCGCGCGTCGAACTCGTCACCACCGACGGATTCCTCTACCCGGCCGCCGAGCTCGAGCGCCGTGGCATCACGCATCGCAAGGGCTTCCCCGAATCGTACGACCGCCGCAGCCTGCTGCGGTTCGTCTCGCAGGTGAAGGCCGGCGTCGACGAGGTGCGCGCGCCGCACTACAGCCATATCGTGTACGACATCGTGCCCGGCGAGTACACGGTGGTGCGCCGCCCCGACATCCTGATCGTCGAGGGGCTGAACGTGCTGCAGCCGGCCTCGATGGCGCACCCGCTCGCCGTCAGCGACCTCTTCGACTTCTCCGTGTACGTCGACGCGCGCTCATCCGACATTCAGCGCTGGTACCGGCAGCGGTTCCTGAAGCTCCGCGAGAGCGCGTTCGCCGATCCCTCGTCGCACTTCCGCCGGTTCGCCACCATCGACGACGACGCGGCGCTCGCGATCGCCGATGAGTTCTGGACGCACATCAACGAGCCGAACCTGGTCGAGAACATCCGCCCCACCCGGGCGCGCGCGAGCCTGGTGCTGCGCAAGGAGTCGGATCACCGCGTGCAGAAGGTGCTGCTCCGCAAGCTCTGA
- the truA gene encoding tRNA pseudouridine(38-40) synthase TruA has product MHTPSVRLRLDLSYDGTDFSGWAAQPGLRTVQGSLEAALATLLRIAEPEAARLTVGGRTDAGVHARGQVAHLDVTPAQLDKWTARRRPGERELGDDELARMRGRKLTGVVSRDAPDIAVHTVREVPTAFDARFSALRRRYEYRLIDADMRKDPLVARYTAHVPRPLDFDAMQAAADDLLGLNDFTTFCKAREGATAVRDLLRFEWRTTEDGAYAARIEADAFCHSMVRALIGAVVAVGSGRIAREELAALRDARARTSRFTVMPAHGLSLEEIAYPGDDALEERAEATRARRDPLP; this is encoded by the coding sequence ATGCACACCCCTTCCGTTCGCCTGCGCCTCGACCTGTCGTACGACGGCACCGATTTCTCGGGCTGGGCCGCGCAGCCCGGGCTGCGCACCGTGCAGGGCAGCCTCGAGGCCGCGCTCGCCACGCTGCTCAGGATCGCCGAGCCGGAGGCGGCGCGACTCACCGTCGGCGGGCGCACCGACGCCGGGGTGCATGCGCGAGGCCAGGTCGCGCACCTCGACGTCACGCCGGCGCAGCTCGACAAGTGGACGGCGCGGCGCCGCCCGGGCGAGCGCGAGCTCGGCGACGACGAGCTTGCGCGGATGCGCGGCCGCAAACTCACCGGCGTCGTCTCCCGCGATGCGCCCGACATCGCGGTGCACACGGTGCGCGAGGTGCCCACCGCGTTCGACGCGCGGTTCTCCGCGCTGCGGCGCCGCTACGAGTACCGCCTCATCGACGCCGACATGCGCAAGGATCCGCTGGTGGCGCGCTACACCGCCCACGTGCCGCGACCGCTCGACTTCGACGCCATGCAGGCCGCCGCCGACGACCTGCTCGGCCTGAACGACTTCACCACCTTCTGCAAAGCCCGCGAGGGCGCCACCGCGGTGCGCGACCTGCTGCGCTTCGAGTGGCGCACGACCGAGGACGGCGCCTACGCCGCGCGCATCGAAGCCGACGCGTTCTGCCACTCGATGGTGCGGGCGCTCATCGGCGCCGTGGTGGCGGTGGGCAGCGGCCGCATCGCCCGCGAGGAGCTGGCGGCGCTGCGCGACGCCCGAGCGCGCACCAGCCGCTTCACGGTGATGCCGGCGCACGGGCTCTCGCTCGAGGAGATCGCCTACCCGGGTGACGACGCCCTCGAGGAGCGCGCGGAGGCCACGCGGGCTCGGCGCGATCCGCTCCCGTGA
- a CDS encoding acyltransferase family protein: MTQTPPLRSPLPRADRLGGLDGLRAIAVGLVLGYHLFPGWLPGGFLGVDVFFAISGFLITTLLLREHRSTGRIALRHFWKRRARRLLPALGLVLVVSTSLALLADRDLLVGIGRQIAGAALFVSNWTSIAAGSDYFARDAPELFRHTWSLAIEEQYYIVLPLLLLLVLRIRGRFARALPLAVVGAVSALLMAVLAGAGADPTRVYFGSDTHVFGLALGAALALIAAPRPAAPVAESLSGHGPPGRVAQLALTAAAATGLGVLGWLAATLREGSAESFTWGFQLATAAALLTVWAVSRPAARIGRALDAQPLRWIGERSYGIYLWHWPLLLLATAALGGWPAHLVGAVTLAASVGIAALSYRFVEEPVRRFGLRRSLVLALRRARAAPRQRWAPALVGLALALAVPTTVVAVATAPEQSSAADAVARGKAARDAEQPGAGTGAGEGADGRAPDAAQERTDAGPVQPEGPDLTAIGDSVMLASLPELEQRFPGIAVDAEVSRGLGVGVEIAAQQADAGALRPVLLVGLGTNGPIDPAELEALRTAAAGRQIVLVNAHGERDWIPGVNQELDAYADAHRGVVVADWDATITAAPAEALAGDGIHPNPSGGERYAESVERALSALQQPGEGMGFSVPRR; encoded by the coding sequence ATGACTCAGACTCCGCCTCTCCGTTCCCCGCTCCCCCGCGCCGACCGGCTCGGGGGTCTCGACGGGCTCCGCGCGATCGCGGTGGGCCTCGTGCTCGGCTACCACCTCTTCCCGGGGTGGCTGCCCGGCGGCTTCCTCGGGGTCGATGTCTTCTTCGCGATCAGCGGATTCCTCATCACGACGCTGCTGCTGCGCGAGCACCGCTCCACCGGCCGCATCGCGCTGCGGCATTTCTGGAAGCGCCGAGCCCGCCGGTTGCTGCCGGCGCTCGGCCTTGTGCTCGTCGTGTCGACGTCGCTCGCCCTGCTGGCGGATCGCGATCTCCTCGTGGGCATCGGCCGGCAGATCGCGGGGGCCGCGCTGTTCGTGAGCAACTGGACGTCGATCGCCGCCGGATCCGACTACTTCGCGCGGGATGCGCCCGAGCTCTTCAGGCACACCTGGTCGCTCGCGATCGAGGAGCAGTACTACATCGTGCTGCCCCTGCTCCTGCTCCTCGTGCTCCGGATCCGGGGCCGGTTCGCGCGCGCGCTGCCTCTGGCCGTCGTCGGCGCCGTCTCGGCTCTCCTCATGGCCGTGCTTGCGGGCGCGGGCGCCGACCCGACGCGGGTGTACTTCGGCTCGGACACGCACGTGTTCGGGCTCGCCCTGGGGGCCGCTCTCGCCCTCATCGCGGCGCCGCGGCCCGCCGCCCCCGTCGCGGAGTCGTTGTCGGGGCACGGGCCGCCAGGACGGGTCGCGCAGCTCGCCCTCACGGCCGCCGCGGCGACGGGCCTCGGGGTGCTCGGCTGGCTGGCCGCGACGCTGCGCGAGGGCAGCGCGGAGAGCTTCACCTGGGGATTCCAGCTCGCCACCGCGGCTGCGCTCCTCACGGTCTGGGCGGTCAGCCGGCCGGCGGCGCGCATCGGCCGGGCACTCGACGCCCAGCCGCTGCGGTGGATCGGCGAGCGCTCCTACGGCATCTACCTCTGGCACTGGCCGCTGCTGCTGCTCGCTACGGCGGCGCTCGGCGGATGGCCCGCGCACCTCGTCGGCGCGGTCACGCTCGCGGCTTCCGTCGGCATCGCCGCCCTCTCGTATCGCTTCGTCGAGGAGCCCGTGCGGCGGTTCGGGTTGCGGCGGTCGCTCGTTCTGGCGCTGCGGCGGGCGCGCGCCGCCCCTCGGCAGCGGTGGGCGCCGGCGCTCGTGGGGCTCGCGCTCGCACTCGCCGTACCGACCACGGTGGTCGCCGTCGCCACCGCCCCCGAGCAGAGCTCTGCGGCTGACGCCGTGGCGCGCGGGAAGGCCGCACGCGACGCCGAGCAGCCGGGGGCCGGAACCGGCGCGGGCGAGGGAGCGGACGGCCGCGCGCCCGATGCAGCGCAGGAGCGCACGGATGCGGGCCCCGTGCAGCCGGAGGGGCCCGACCTCACGGCCATCGGCGACTCGGTGATGCTCGCGAGCCTGCCCGAGCTCGAGCAGCGCTTCCCCGGGATCGCCGTCGACGCCGAGGTCTCGCGCGGCCTCGGCGTGGGCGTCGAGATCGCCGCCCAGCAGGCCGATGCGGGGGCGCTGCGCCCCGTCCTCCTCGTCGGGCTCGGCACCAATGGCCCGATCGACCCCGCTGAGCTCGAGGCGCTGCGCACGGCGGCCGCCGGCCGGCAGATCGTGCTGGTCAACGCCCACGGAGAGCGCGATTGGATTCCCGGAGTCAACCAGGAGCTCGACGCGTACGCCGATGCTCACCGCGGCGTGGTGGTCGCCGACTGGGACGCGACGATCACGGCTGCGCCCGCCGAGGCGCTCGCGGGCGACGGGATCCACCCGAATCCGAGCGGGGGCGAGCGGTACGCGGAGAGCGTGGAGCGCGCCCTCTCGGCGCTCCAGCAGCCCGGTGAGGGCATGGGCTTCTCCGTACCGCGCCGGTGA